One region of Salvelinus sp. IW2-2015 linkage group LG6.1, ASM291031v2, whole genome shotgun sequence genomic DNA includes:
- the LOC111965387 gene encoding glutamine--fructose-6-phosphate aminotransferase [isomerizing] 2-like, producing MCGIFAYLNYCVPRTRKEIFETLVKGLQRLEYRGYDSAGIAVDGDKNTTTXGVNNNNIVLIKKKGKVKALDEELYKKDCMDLEVELDTHFGMAHTRWATHGEPSALNSHPHRSDKNNEFVVVHNGIITNYKELKKYLNSKGYEFESETDTEVIPKLIKYIYDNREREDLSFSTLVERVIQQLEGAFALMFKSSYFPGEAVATRRGSPLLIGVRSKYELSAEHIPIQYNTAMFKEGVQEKNSHNRPDISNAVNSAEDGKAVEYYFASDASAIIEHTNKVIYLEDDDIAAVVGGKLSLHRLNRQAGEVPVRAIQTLQMELQEIMKGNFEAFMQKEIFEQPESVFNTMRGRICFDTNKVILGGLKDHLKEIKRCRRLIMIGCGTSFHAAVATRQVLEELTELPVMVELASDFLDRNTPVFRDDVCFYISQSGETADTLMALRYCKDRGALTVGVTNTVGSSISRDTDCGVHINAGPEIGVASTKAYTSQFVALIMFXLMMSEDRISLQTRRLEIINGLRILPELIKKVLSLDKNIKSIADELYEQRSLLVMGRGFNYATCLEGALKIKEITYMHSEGILAGELKHGPLALIDKHMPVIMIIMRDACYTKCQNALQQVTARSGRPIILCCQDDPEVSKNAYRTIELPQTVDCLQGILSVIPLQLLSFHLAVLRGYDVDCPRNLAKSVTVE from the exons GCATCGCTGTGGATGGTGACAAAAACACGACGACAGRTggcgtcaacaacaacaacatcgttctcattaagaagaaaggcaaagTCAAGGCCCTGGATGAAGAGCTCTACA AGAAAGACTGCATGGATCTGGAGGTGGAGTTGGACACACACTTTGGCATGGCTCACACACGCTGGGCCACACACGGAGAACCCAGCGCCCTCAACAGCCATCCCCACCGCTCCGACAAGAACAATG AGTTTGTTGTCGTCCACAATGGCATCATTACCAACTACAAAGAGTTAAAGAAGTACCTG AACTCCAAGGGCTATGAGTTTGAGTCAGAGACGGATACAGAGGTCATCCCTAAACTGATCAAATACATTTACGAcaaccgagagagagaagacctgTCCTTCTCTACCCTGGTGGAGAGGGTCATTCAACAGCTG GAGGGGGCCTTCGCTCTGATGTTTAAAAGCAGTTATTTCCCCGGAGAGGCGGTAGCCACCAG GAGAGGAAGTCCTCTGCTCATTGGTGTGCGGAGCAAGTATGAGCTGTCTGCAGAGCACATTCCAATCCAGTACAACACTG CTATGTTCAAAGAGGGGGTCCAGGAAAAGAACAGCCATAACCGGCCAGATATCTCCAATGCTGTGAATTCCGCTGAAGACGGCAAGGCTGTGGAGTACTACTTTGCTTCTGACGCTAG TGCCATCATAGAGCACACCAACAAGGTGATCTACCTGGAGGATGATGATATAGCAGCGGTTGTAGGGGGGAAGTTGTCCCTCCATAGGCTGAACCGCCAGGCAGGGGAGGTTCCTGTCCGGGCCATCCAGACCCTCCAGATGGAATTGCAGGAGATCATGAAAG GTAACTTTGAGGCGTTCATGCAAAAGGAGATCTTTGAACAGCCAGAGTCCGTGTTCAACACCATGAGGGGGCGGATCTGCTTCGACACCAACAAAG TGATCCTGGGGGGATTGAAGGACCACCTGAAGGAGATCAAACGCTGCAGACGCCTCATCATGATTGGCTGTGGAACCAGCTTCCATGCTGCCGTGGCT ACCAGACAAGTTCTGGAGGAGCTGACAGAGCTTCCTGTCATGGTGGAGCTGGCTAGCGACTTCCTAGATCGCAACACGCCCGTCTTCAGAGAYGACGTCTGCTTCTACATCAGCCAATCAG gTGAGACGGCAGACACCCTGATGGCTCTGAGGTACTGTAAGGATAGAGGAGCTCTGACCGTGGGGGTCACCAACACAGtgggctcctccatctccagagACACAGACTGCGGGGTGCACATCAATGCTGGGCCAGAGATAGGGGTTGCCAGCACCAAGGCCTACACCAGCCAGTTTGTGGCTCTCATCATGTTTGSTCTGATGATGAGTGAGGACAGGATCTCCCTGCAGACAAGGAGGCTGGAGATCATCAATGGACTCAGGATACTCCCAG agTTGATCAAGAAGGTGTtgtctctggataagaacatcaaGTCCATAGCAGATGAGCTATATGAACAGAGGTCTTTGCTGGTCATGGGCCGAGGCTTCAACTACGCTACCTGTCTAGAGGGGGCACTG AAAATCAAGGAAATCACCTACATGCATTCAGAGGGCATCCTGGCTGGGGAGCTGAAGCACGGTCCTCTGGCTCTGATTGACAAGCACATGCCGGTCATCATGATCATCATGAGAGACGCCTGCTACACCAAGTGTCAGAACGCACTGCAGCAAGTCACAGCCAGATCG GGGCGGCCGATTATCCTGTGTTGCCAGGATGACCCAGAGGTGTCTAAGAATGCGTATAGGACCATTGAGCTGCCTCAGACAGTGGACTGTCTCCAGGGCATCCTCAGTGTCATCCCTCTGCAACTCTTGTCCtttcacctggccgtgctgcgaGGATACGAC GTGGACTGTCCCAGGAACCTGGCCAAGTCTGTCACAGTGGAGtag